ATCCTTGAGACCAAATATCCCACTTGGCATCCATGCTTCAACAACCTTGGTgctgaagaattgaagaattTCATAGCTAGATTGGACAGTAAGCTTGAAGCATGTAATAAACGAACAGTAACGGTCAAATGCAAGAAACAAGATGAAGCCCAATTCAATTTCAAGCAATGCCTGATTCAACCAGAATGTGTTGCTCCAAATCCAACCCAACTGGTTTTCATGAAGGATATTCTCCAAAACCAACTTCCTTTTGCTCCAATGAACCCACTTAATGGTAACCTTGCACCACCTTTCCAACACAATTCTGAAAAAGGCTCTAGTTCTCAATCCCCAAAGCTTAACTTTGATCCAAATCTCATGCAATTGAAGGAAGAGAACAAAGGAGTGGTGGATACATCCAATGCATGCCAAACTGATGTGCTTAAAAATCcttcaaataaatttgatgTGCCTTATGATTTTCTTGATGAGTCCCTTAATCTTTTTGACCAACTTGGTGAAATACAAAGCTTGAATCAACATTGGGGGAATAATCAACAGGATGCACTTGCGGTTGGAGGAAGTATCACAACAATGAATGGTGGTGTTACTGATGATACAAATTTTCATGGAAATCAATACAATACAGAGACCTCTCTTTGCAATTACAATGGAGTTATGCAATCCTATAACTATGACGCATCATGGCAGGATATTGGTTTTCAGCAACAGAATCTGCAGCAAATGGTAACTTTACCTTCATTTCAACCATCAGTAGATAAATTCAAGCACATCACCACAACAGAGAGCTTAAAATTCTGTTATCCTAACATAtgacttaaataatatttgtggTTCTTTTTTACTCTATctttatattatgttaaataGTCATGGTTGGTAACTTGTGTAATTCATACTTATTTTATAGAgtttagttgtataaaatagTACTTGTTCAATAtccattattttttgttgaataataGTATGTTATTCATTTGACATATATTGAAAAGttataataattactaaaaaataaatttttatatttataaaagaaaagaaaaaaataataaagaataatgttaaataaatataaaaattttgtatgtgtcaaaatattattgttatttttgtttactgatattttttaaaaaaattatttatattaaaattataataagtgattactaaaaaaatctgaaaataatttaaataagcaTATCCAAGATAGGTGATCAAATTGTATGATATAAAGTCAATGATGCAATCCTTTTTTTTGCTTGACAAATTAATGTAAGATATTTTGGTAATCATGAATTAATGTAAGATATTTTGGTAATCATGaattaatataagatttttgaCAAATTCAACTTAAGAGTTTTATTCGGATGAGGAGAATAAATTATTTGCAAGTTGATATGCAAATATTTTAGGACGTATTTGTTTCTGCAAATGGAAACTCACCAAGAGAAAAGCGATGATTGTGCAAATATCAATGCATAAAAACACAGATAACGATAAAAAATTATGCTTCAGATTTTCTTCGCTCGAATGCAAAGAAAGTAGATGgaagtatatttttataaattttacattaactttttcttataaattaaactaagaatctattaaaaaattaattgaaaagaaataaaaataatatttaatttcactaatttaaattataatattttattgttttgatatatttttattttgaaatataatttccattttttaatttaaaatttttattttaactttagtttatattttttattttataatttcatatattaaaacattttttaatctatcaaattcattaacattatttataaatttttcataaactttCATCTGAAGCCCTTTCATTTTCAAATCACACAAAATtctataacataaaaaattgaaatgtaaaTGATTACATGATGAAATAGTTTCACTTAAAAAGATTTAAGAATTTGTCCTCACCACAATACCTATTCCCACTTCTTACAATAGAAATATCGGTGAAAATTAACTAttgattttgtttcttaaagtatgtatttatgttataatagttaatatataactatatttgTGTTATAATAACCTGATTAGAATTACATATGTAATCATTAACTCTAAAAGATTGTTTGAGATTTAATGATGATTTAATTGAAGAACACTAAAATATATTCAACCTTTACTTTATATGATTtagtgatttattattttttttgttatttttattgtaaaatcaAGGATAACGATTTGAATAGTTTTGTTATTCATGAAGAATATTCTGGAGAGTCCTAAGCATTGGATTATCAGTGTTACTTTTACTATGAATTACTACTATAAATAGGtagttgaaataaatttattattgaaagaTTTTGTTTGGACAAATTAATGTAAGATCTCATGGTAATAATGAATAATATGGATCTTTTATTTTGGCCAAAATCACGGAAATACATTTTCTGCAATGACTTATATAGATATTCAAGATagtatatctttattttaaaattgagtaataatttaatttagtcttaattatgttttaaattt
This Vigna angularis cultivar LongXiaoDou No.4 chromosome 4, ASM1680809v1, whole genome shotgun sequence DNA region includes the following protein-coding sequences:
- the LOC108331247 gene encoding agamous-like MADS-box protein AGL82: MGRPKLILKPITNGRDRDLALMKRKKALLKTISEFCSVCGVKACLIMYDGKGDSPPLTWPQDPIEMHSIIQRYERMVYEKIPKNFDLNNFFETRKNMVDSEIAKVQKEILETKYPTWHPCFNNLGAEELKNFIARLDSKLEACNKRTVTVKCKKQDEAQFNFKQCLIQPECVAPNPTQLVFMKDILQNQLPFAPMNPLNGNLAPPFQHNSEKGSSSQSPKLNFDPNLMQLKEENKGVVDTSNACQTDVLKNPSNKFDVPYDFLDESLNLFDQLGCTCGWRKYHNNEWWCY